In Deinococcus terrestris, one DNA window encodes the following:
- a CDS encoding AAA family ATPase: MEKIVLSNVGGISDIGIEFTSGLNIICGENGIGKSTILKSVAQVFFPYRAVITRRSSAESGKLAGSYNFNNVSFQFSYDISKFFPLGDDQLVYSFDMREMLKSVIFIQPDRDFNYTQLNAIERNPSRGVWDVQNVTFEKYRFDVLKQWFVNRSLFSGLDNSLEHHQIENLTTAKNAIGLLDPSTKFFSIDAKTFDITLLSKGEKIYLEYLSSGYKSCVFLIWQIIAEIEFRFSEDKVPAKDFSGIILIDELDVHLHPIWQSRIANAVAKTFPKSQIIITTHSPHVLQTAEANSVVALQTNSSNEQFVKHFKLGEFGFMGWSVEEILKDVMGLKDSISPVLDSRLKAIDNAIEEDDGDAAREAYEQLDDMLHPSSPLRKIYKLQLAGLGVEVHDKANPQT; this comes from the coding sequence ATGGAGAAAATCGTGCTGAGCAATGTGGGTGGAATATCTGACATTGGTATTGAGTTTACGAGTGGCTTGAACATTATATGTGGAGAGAATGGTATAGGGAAAAGTACAATTTTAAAGTCAGTAGCTCAAGTCTTTTTCCCGTACAGGGCAGTAATAACACGCCGCTCTTCTGCTGAATCAGGTAAGCTCGCAGGCTCGTACAATTTTAATAACGTTTCGTTTCAATTCTCCTATGATATTTCTAAATTTTTTCCTTTAGGTGATGATCAATTAGTATACAGTTTTGATATGAGAGAAATGTTAAAGAGTGTGATATTCATCCAACCTGATAGAGATTTCAACTACACACAACTTAACGCTATTGAGAGAAATCCAAGCCGCGGGGTGTGGGATGTTCAAAACGTAACTTTTGAAAAATACAGATTTGATGTCCTGAAACAGTGGTTTGTAAACAGATCTTTATTCTCTGGATTAGATAATAGCCTCGAACACCACCAAATAGAAAATTTGACGACGGCAAAGAACGCTATTGGACTTCTCGATCCCTCCACTAAATTCTTTTCTATAGATGCAAAAACATTTGATATCACGCTTCTATCGAAAGGCGAGAAGATCTACTTGGAATATCTTTCATCGGGTTATAAATCCTGTGTGTTTTTAATATGGCAAATTATAGCAGAGATAGAATTTAGATTCTCCGAAGACAAGGTGCCAGCGAAAGACTTTTCCGGGATCATCCTGATTGACGAGCTAGATGTTCATTTGCATCCTATATGGCAATCTAGAATTGCGAATGCAGTAGCAAAAACGTTCCCTAAAAGTCAGATAATAATAACCACCCACAGCCCACACGTACTGCAAACTGCTGAGGCAAATAGCGTTGTCGCACTACAAACTAATAGCAGCAATGAGCAGTTTGTCAAACACTTTAAGCTGGGTGAGTTCGGTTTTATGGGTTGGTCCGTTGAAGAAATCTTAAAGGATGTTATGGGACTAAAAGATTCAATATCACCCGTTTTAGACAGTAGACTCAAGGCTATAGATAACGCTATCGAAGAAGACGACGGAGACGCGGCCAGAGAAGCATACGAACAACTTGACGATATGCTTCATCCCTCTAGTCCTCTGAGGAAGATTTACAAACTGCAGCTAGCCGGTTTAGGTGTCGAAGTACATGATAAAGCTAACCCGCAGACCTAA
- a CDS encoding HNH endonuclease → MTDEVVNELTQEYKLSKSSVWNRPFIKDALMLMSHSKCAYCEVKLDHRGSNMEVEHYHPKSLYENEVVEWSNLLPSCKRCNASKGSHDTKAAPIVNPFIDDPRDHLELKQFRYNHITGIGKTTKEELNLNDVDIQRDRFLISLTASQTLEKLSNLLEQYLSGNKNSTRTRNNIVRGIEILLHEAGPESEYSAIVSTTLLSHELWTPMEEELKAQGLWSQMMEDRKNLALSTAYI, encoded by the coding sequence TTGACCGATGAAGTAGTCAATGAGTTGACTCAAGAATACAAGTTAAGCAAAAGTAGTGTATGGAATCGTCCCTTCATAAAGGACGCCTTGATGCTTATGAGCCATAGCAAGTGTGCCTATTGCGAAGTCAAGCTAGATCACCGTGGCTCTAACATGGAGGTTGAACACTACCATCCTAAATCCCTATATGAAAATGAAGTCGTAGAGTGGAGTAACTTATTACCTTCCTGTAAAAGATGCAACGCAAGTAAAGGCAGTCATGATACGAAGGCAGCACCTATAGTAAATCCATTTATTGATGATCCGAGAGATCATTTGGAATTAAAACAGTTTCGCTATAACCACATAACAGGAATCGGAAAAACCACCAAAGAAGAGTTGAATCTTAACGATGTAGATATACAGAGGGACCGTTTTCTAATATCGCTAACCGCTTCTCAGACACTCGAGAAACTTTCTAATCTTCTTGAACAATATTTATCTGGGAATAAAAATAGCACCCGCACCCGCAATAACATCGTAAGAGGAATAGAGATTTTATTGCATGAGGCCGGCCCGGAGAGTGAATATTCTGCTATTGTTTCAACCACTTTGTTGAGTCACGAGCTATGGACTCCTATGGAGGAAGAGCTTAAGGCGCAAGGACTATGGAGCCAAATGATGGAAGATCGCAAGAATTTAGCACTCTCCACAGCATACATTTAA